CAACAGGATATCCAGAATGCTATTGAAGTGATGCGAAAGGGTGGGGTGATCCTTTATCCTACCGACACCGTGTGGGGAATTGGCTGTGATGCCACCAATGCCGAGGCTGTGAAGCGAGTGTATGAAATCAAACAGCGTGACGACTCGAAGGCACTCATTTGTCTGGTAGATAGCGATGCCCGTTTGCAACGCTATGTACGTAATGTTCCCGAAGTGGCCTGGCAACTCATCGACTGTCAGCCTGAGCGCCCTACCACCCTGATTCTTGATGGGGCTGTCAATCTGGCTCCCAACCTCATTGCCGAAGATGGTAGCATTGGTATCCGTATCACCAACGAGTCTTTCTCTAAAGAACTCTGCTATCGCTTCCAGAAAGCCATTGTCTCTACATCTGCCAATATCAGTGGCGAGCCTGCTGCTCAGAACTATCGTGATATTGACCAGCGTATTCTCGATGCAGTTGATTATGTTTGCTGGACCCGTCGTCAGGAGCATCAGCCCCATCAGCCATCCAGCATTATCCGTCTGCGCCCTGATGGTCAGGTAGAGATTATCAGAAAGTAAGAAGCTTTTTTTTGTAGAGCAAGTGAGATATTAGGAGTTTTGAAGTACGCACTTTTTTTCGATATCGACGGCACACTGGTGAGTTTTGATACCCATCAGATTCCCGCTTCTACTATTTTTGCTCTTACACAAGCCAAAGCCAACGGCCATCGTGTGTTCATTGCCACGGGCCGTCCTATCCAGATTCTTACCAATATTGGTGCCATCGAACATTTGGTCGATGGCTATATCACCACCAACGGCGCCCACTGTTTTGTGGGCGATGAAGTGGTGTGTACCAATGCTATTGCCCAGCAGGATGTGGATATCATGCTCGACGATGCCCGCCGCTACGACTATTCGTGTGTAGTGGCCAGCACCACCCAGTTCGCCGTGTATAATCCCCATCCCGATTTCGATCAGATTTTTATTCAGCAGTTGGCCGTTGAAGGATTGAATGCCGACTGCATGAACCTCGAAAAGGCACTCACCGAACCCATTCTTCAGTTCTCTCCCTTTTTCGATATTGAGCACGAACAGCAGCTGATGCCTCGCTTGTCGGGTTGCATCTCCGGTCGCTGGCATCCCGCCTTTACCGATATTACAGCCCGTGGTACCGACAAAGGCAGCGCCCTTCACAAAATGGCCCGTCACTTAGGAATAGACATGGCCCATACCATAGCCTTTGGCGATGGTGGTAACGACCTTACCATGATTCGTGAGGCTGGCATAGGCGTAGCCATGGGCAATGCCAACGATCTCCTTAAACAGCATGCCGACCACATCACCACCTCCGTCGATGACAACGGCATTCTGCAAGCCTTCCGTCATTTCGGAATTATTTAACGACCTGCTGAAGCCTTCCGTCATCTCGGGAATATTTTAGGTCTGCTGAAGCTTTCCGTCATTTCGGAAGCGTTAAACCACTCTTACTGTAATGAACTATCCTTAACACCATTTAAAGTCATGACTGAAGACCAACTTTCTGCAAAGAGGAAATTTGCCGGGGAGAAGAAAGCCTCGATGAAGCGTCGTGATGAGCAACACGACTATAAGGAACGGCGTATGTATATGATCACCCTGGAAGTGGAAGGGCGCCGCCCGCTCTTTGGCCGTCTTGTAGGCAATCCTTTTGCTGAACGGGGAAGCAAGGACGCTCCCCGCATAGAGCTGACAGAATTGGGCAAGGCCGTTCGAGTATCGCGGCGGCTCACCGACAGTGAGATAGCAGCCGAGGTAGGCCGATACATGGCGATGGCTAAAGAGGGAACGGTGCTGGTGTCGCCTGCTGTCTCTCCTGGCGAGAAGCGTGTGATGCGTACGGCTTTCGATGCCGGATTGCCTACCATCGTAATTGTTGAGAATGGTTTTACCCCGTTGTCGAAACCACATGGGGAGCAGTTTGAAGCCTGTGCGAAAGGCAGGTTGTTGATGCTTTCGCCTTGGGAGCACCATAATGAGAAACGGAAGCTTACTGCCGAGCAATGCAGGCAGATGAACCTGATGGCTTTGGAATTGTGTGAATAAAAATGTGGCGACCTATCCTCGCGGACGGGTCGCCACTTTATTTAATCAATTAACATTATTCTTTTTTTTTGCACCATCCTCTCTCGGATGTTTGTGTAATTCAATTTGAAAACTAATTGATGTAAGAGCAGTATCAAAGATACTTATTCTTCTGCGTCATCCCAAATGTCGAAATGACGGCTTTCGGCCTCACCGGCATCAGTTGTTGTTTCCTCTTGACTGATGGTCAGCGTTGATGTAGCCATTAAATTATCCAACTCACCATTGCAGATACTTGATGTTGGTGTGATATATTCTTTTTTCATATTAGTATCCTCCTTTCAAATTACTTAATAATAACTTTTTTGCCACTTACAATGTACAGGCCCTTCTGAGGAGCAGCCACGCGGCGTCCCTGCAAGTCAAAGAAGTCGCTGTTCAGCATCTTCTCTGCGTTCACGTTAGAAATGCCCGTTGTGGTATCATCATTGAATACGAATGTCATTTCGCGAGCACCGGCAGGAATGTCACTTGCCAGCAGATAGGCCTTACCGGCAGGAACGGTGCTTGCTGCTGTTACCTTAATGAACTTGCCCTCCTTCAGGATGTATGCTTCGTCAGCTGCTACGGGAGTAGCCTCCACGGCAGCCTTAAGATAGTTGGTACCTGTGTAAGCGGCATCTAACTTCACGGGGATGGTATAGGTGGCGTTAGCAATACCTTTCAGAACTACGCCCTGATTGCCAGGCATCTCGTCAACACTTGTCATCACCACTTTATCCTGCTGAATTTCTGTTACAGCATAAGCCACCAGTTCACCTTCAGTTACGGTAGCTTTTGTGAAGTCCAGACCGTAGGCACTTGAAAGGGTAGAGTAGCCAGAAGAGGCGATTGTTCCAGAGAGAGATTCGGGCACTTTCTTGATTAATACATAGTCAAAGTCCTCAGACTGGTTAGTCTTTACTTCACCACTATTTGCGCCGTTGATATATAAGTCGGATGTTTCTTTGTCTAATGTAAAGAAAGCAGACTTAACACCTGTTGTCTTGTCATCATTGCTTGTTCCAACAGAAACAATTTGATCATTGGTTGACTGACGGATACCAAGAGAACGCCTGTTTGCTGCAGTAATGTTGACAGTAAACTGATACGTACCTGCAGGTAATTTCCCTACTGAAATACCACGGTCTCTTGCATTTTGTGCAGCTACATAGCCAGAACCTCCGTTAGAATATGAGTAGTTTGTTCCTGCTGCAGCTTCTGCTTCCTGGAAGAAAACAACATCTTCGGCAATAGTGCTATAGGTTACAGACTTCTCTATCACCTGTCCGTCTGTAAATTCTCCACCTTCACCAAATGTTGTAGTATTGTCAGCTTTATAATACTTTCCACCATCCAACACATACATAGGATAAGCATAACTCCAAGCATGCACTTTCGCATCGGTTTCTACGAGAGGAGTTGTAACCAATACGGGGGCGTTTGTTCCTATGGTAGTAGTTACTTTCAGAGTTGCTGTGAGAGGAGCACGAACAGGAACGTTCAATACGTTGCTTGCAGCTTCTGCAACCAATGTCATAGTTGGTGCCTCTGCGGCAGTAATAAGATAGTGCTTGTCCTCATAACCAGCCTCTGTACCGTCAACAGCGATATCAGCGGTGATTTCCTGGCCAACCACACCTTCACCTTCAACAGACTTAACCAGATTTTCGCCAAGTTTGTAGTTGATGGTATAGCCAACATTAGTAACATCTTGAGCAGTCTGGGTGATTTTTACTGACTTCAACTGCTCTTTATTGGTTGTTTTAACACCGCCACCTTTTTTATATCCAAATGCTACGGTGGTATAGTCAGCGCTAGTTAAAGTTACATTAGAAGCACTTGCATAGGTTTTAGTACCATCCTCAGACTTAATGGTAAATGTAGTGAGTTTGTTTTCTGCAGTATTAATCTCAGCCTCAATCTTCAACCATGTTGAAATTGTAACATCAACACGATAGCTACCTGCTGTAAATGTAGTTACGGAACCAAGATTGCTCAATCCAGTAAAAACATATCCATGCGTTTTGTCTTGGTCGTTCTGAGCAACTACAATATTTCCGAATCGGAAATAGCTACCATTACCATCAGAAAAATAACGTCCAGTACTCGAAGCTGCTCTCCATACAGCAGTAACATTAATGATAGCATTAGCTATTGGTGAAATGGTTTTTGATGTTTCATAACCGCCATTGCCACCAGATATTGTAACTATACCATCGGCAAGAGTTGGAGAACCACCAGCTGTCCATTCTTCAACCTTCTCTGCTGTCCATGCTACATCTCCTGTACCATACTCAAGAAGTGTTGTGGTGGTTTGTGCAAAAGCATTTTGCCCACAAAGTAATACCACTACGGCAAGGAGCGTTTTAGTCAATAGTTTTTTAATTTCCATAATTGCTTTGTTTAAATTAGTATATTATTATATGTAGTTTCTTTTTGGAAAGGTGAGAACACAAGATTGTGTATCTCAATCATATAAATATAGGTTCGCATACCTATGTTTTAAACATTTGTTCGTTTTGGCAAAAGTACATATTATTGGTATAATTACCAAAATAAAATGGAGAAAAATGCTCTTTCTTGCCGTTTTTGGGGTCCTAAATATCAAAAAACATAGTTATAGACATTCAATTATTATCCATTTTCTGAACTTTTTAAATGCAGGGTTAGAGTGGCTGAAACAAATTATAGCTATAATTACAAAAATTATAGCCATAATTGCGAGAATTATAGCTATAATTTGTTGTAGCAGTGAAACTACTGACTTCCTTTTAACGAAGAATTGCTATGTAGTTTGATGTCCTTTCAAGATTAATGGGCGCCATATACCTCGATGTCGCCGATGCGAACATAACCGTCGCTGCCGCCATTGGTGACATTCACTCTAACGAAACGGGCTTCGACAGGAGTGATACTGGCGTCGGTGACGGGAGAAATGTTCTGTGTGTGGGAGCCAACAGTAGTCCAGGTTTCGCCGTCGAGACTAACCTCGACTGTGAAATCGCGGGTGTTGAGCTCGGCATCCAAACCGGAAGCCTCGGCATGGCGCACCACATAACGGCTAATCTGGTAGGGCTCCTTGAAGTCTAACTGTACCCAACCGGTGCCGTCGGTAGTGCTTGAAATCCAAATATAACCCTCAGAGGGAGAACCGTCGGCAGCGAGTCTGGCATTCGACTTGGCTGGCGATGTGGTAATCGCCATATCCTGTAGCATGGTGAGGTTGAACGGCAAGTGGTGTGCCTCGTTGTAGTAGCTGAACCAGTGGTCGGCACGTACGATTTTTACATTGCCGGGAGCTTGAGCGTCCAGCTTATTGGGCAATTCAACAAGTTTGTCGGGTCCTACATCCCACACCGAGACCTGACCAGTTACGAACACTGGTGCACTACCGTCGTAGTTCTGGATATCACGGCCAAACAGTCCGGCAACCTCGTCAACAGTACCCTTGTAACAGGGATAGAGTGGGGTGATGGTAAGCCAATTGTTCAATACCTTGGTGGATAGTCGGCTGCCTTGCTCATAGTCGTTGATAGTAAGTCCGTAGAGATAAGGACAGTTTTCGGCATACGACTTGCGTTGGGCATCGCTAAGATTATCCCAGATGGTGATGATACGCAGACCGCTCTTCTCCAAATAGCGCTGAGTGAGCTGAGCATACGGTGTAAGCAGTTTGGCATTGTACGAAGGGGCATAATAGACTCGGCCAAGAGCATCATAGGGCATGGCATAGCCCAAACCTGATGGACCACTGACAAAACAGTCGTTGGTAGAAGCCTTGCGATAATAGTAGTTCAGCATCATAGGTGAGAAATCGGCCAGTGCCGGACTCACGGTCCAGTTCATGGCCATTCTGCCACGGCCCGACTGTTCAAAAATCTTGGCCATAGCATGCTGAATATACTGGATGTTGTCACCGTCGCTGATATAGACCGATGCATATACCTTGTTTTCCAACTTAGGACGCTTGGGTACAGGAGCTATCTTTACAGGCTTGTTTACTGCCGAATAAACGGTGGTGTTCTCAAAGAAATCGGCAGGAACGGTGGAAAGACCGTACCTGGTGGCTTCGCCCACACCAGAGCGCTCCTCGGCATACCAGCCTAATACGATGTCACGACCAGGTGTCAAGTCTTTGAGCATCTTGTCGAGCACCTGCCGTTCGCTGGCGTTGCGGGGGTCGAGCCATACGCAGGCAGAACCGCAGGCAGCACCGATGTCATGAACATAGGGGATAGTGGGGCGCTCGCTGATGAGCAGACGGTGGTTGCAGCGGCTCCAATAGTTGTTGTAAAGATAGTTGTAAACACCTTGCGCATTGGTATAGGTGAGCTGGGTGAGATCCTCTACAACAGGAAATTCCAGACCATTGGCCTCCAGTTTTGACTTAATGGCAGCCGTTACAGGCAGCAGACGGTCCAGTCCGGCAATGGTGACGGCAAGGTTGGCGTAGTGCTCGCTGCGCTCATTGCTGTATAGCACCAGACCCTTGATCTCTTCCTGAAACAGTTTCACCAGATTGTAAGGCGTGGAAGAAGGAATGGGCGAGGTGCGGATGCTATGGGCCGAAGGCCAGGTGGTTTGTGGCTCCTCGTTGTGATTATATAGAAGAATACGCGGCTGTGAGCGGTTTACAATGCCCTGTAGGGTGCAGAACATCACACGTTCCTCATCGCTCAGCGCGGCAGCGCTCATATCCAATGATCTGACCACTGAGGCTGGGGGAAGGAGGTGGGGCAGCAGACGGTCTTCGGGCCAGCAGAGCTCGTCGGCCTCAAGAATACGAATACCTTTACTGTTGAGATTGAAGGTAGAGTCGGCAAATACAATCTTTTCCACCTCGTTAACCTCAGTACGTACTACAGCACCGTTGGTAAGTTTGGTAATCATCGTGGCGGGTTGCTGAGCCATGAGTTGTGTGGCTCCAAGGAGTGCAACGGCTGATAGGATAATTTTTTTCATTTTGAAAAAGTATAATGTTAGGAGAGTGGAAAACTATAGTTTGATTTTTGTGGAGAAATTGCCTATCTTAACGATAAAGATGCCTGAGCCTAAGGTAGCGCGGTTCAAACGCAGTTCGCCATTCTGAATGGGAGGAACAGGCAGACTACGGCCATCGAGGGAGTACACAGAGACCTTTGCACCCTGCGGAATGCCTTGAAGGAGTGCACCGCGGTCCTGTAGGATGAAGGTGAAGCCTTTCACCTCGTTGATGCTTGCCTGGTCGGAAGCATCACCAAACAGAATTTCGGCAATATCGCTGATTTCGAACTCTATAGCATCCGACGAGCTGGGCTTGATGATCAGTTTGCCGTCGGAAATGGTGACAACGGGTTTTGTCTCAAAGCGTACGGCTGAGGTACCGCCATTCAGCGTTTTCACCAACAGACCCTGACCGCCTTCTTCAATAGTAAGAAACTGGATTTGCTTTAAGTCGGCCACACGGGTTGGGGTGGTCGTTCCGTCCTTCTTCAGTACCTTGATGACCTTCTCTTGAGCCTGGCCCGACAAGATACCGAGGAATAGGGTTACAATAACAAAAATTTTTCTCATATACAGTTTTTAGATTTAGTTGCGTAATATGAAATAAGGTGAATCTTGGGATTCTTTTATCATCGTTTTGCAAGCAAAAATACATAATTAATCTCAAACGGGATGCAAGAAACTGGTAAAAACAAAGTGGCAGGAAGCAGTTTGAACAGATTTTTTCCTTGTTTGGTCAGAATGAGTTATTATTGAACAGTCAGGATGCCTTGATTTATGTCTTTTGTTTGTTGATAATGGATTAAAAACTTTATTCTTCATTCTTCAATTATCGATTTTTTTTGTATCTTTGCCCCATTCATGGATACAACGGTTGACACAGGGTATAGTTCTTGGTTTGTAAGGTTGAACCAATGGCGAAAGAAGAATATCAGCGAGAAAATGTTTGTGCTGATATTGGCATTCTTTGTAGGATTATTTTCTGCTGTAGCCGCTTTCATCCTTCACTGGATTATCAATCAGATTGTTTCTCTGCTGACCAGTCAGTTTAATGCCGACTCGTACAACTGGCTCTATCTGGTATATCCTGTGGTGGGTATCTATCTTACCTCCCTCTTCATCCGCTTTGTGGTGAAGGACGATATCTCTCACGGTATCACCCGTATTCTTTATGCAATTTCATCGAACAAGTCGAGACTGAAGACGCACAACACGTGGTCGTCGGTCATTGCATCGGCCATCACTATCGGCTTTGGCGGTTCGGTGGGTGCCGAGGCGCCTATCGTGCTGACAGGATCGGCCATAGGCTCGAACTTGGGCCAACTGTTCAGAATGGACAGTCGTACGCTGATGCTGTTGGTGGGCTGTGGCGCTGCGGGTGCCATAGCCGGTATCTTCAAGGCGCCGATAGCAGGACTGGTGTTTACGCTCGAGGTGCTGATGATTGATATGACGATGACCTCGCTGCTGCCTATCCTGGTGAGTTGTGTGACGGCGACATGCATCACCTATATATTTAGTGGTGACGCAGCCCTGTTCACGTTCCATCTGGACAACGACTGGACGGTGGAGCGCGTGCCCGCCTGTATTCTGTTGGGAATGTTCTGCGGTATGGTGAGCCTGTACTTTATCCGTACCATGAGCTTTGCCGAAGGCATCTTTGCCCGGTTCAGAGACAAACCCTACGTGAAACTCGCCATTGGTGGCGCCGTGCTGAGTCTGCTGATATTCCTGTTTCCGTCGCTGTATGGTGAGGGCTATAGTTCCATCAACCTGTTGTTGAACGGAAAAACCGAGGCCGACTGGTATCAGATACTGAACAACTCGCCATTCTCAGGTCATCCCAATGTGTTTATCTCCTATATAGCCTTTGTGCTGCTGCTGAAAGTGTTTGCCACTTCGGCAACGAATGGCGGCGGCGGTTGTGGCGGTACATTTGCTCCGTCACTGTTCATAGGCTGTTTTGCCGGATTCCTTTTCTCCCACTTGTGGAACGTCTATGACGTGGGCGTATATGTGCCAGAGAAGAATTTCGCGTTGATGGGAATGGCTGGTGTGATGTCGGGCGTGATGCACGCTCCGCTCACGGGTATCTTCCTGATAGCCGAACTTACGGGCGGTTATAATCTGTTCCTGCCGCTGATGATTGTATCGGTGAGCAGTTATCTGACCATCAACCTGTTTGAACCTCACAGTATCTATAGTTCGCGACTGGCCAAGGAGGGTAAACTGATTACGCACCATACTGACCATGCTGTGCTGACGCTGATGCAGTTGGACTCGGTGATTGAACGCGACTTTGAGGCTGTGGCTCCAGATGTGGAACTGGGAAAGATAGTACATGTAATCAGTCGTTCGCGCAGTAGCGTGTTGCCGGTATTGGATGCTGGTGGAACGCTGTTGGGCGAGATAGACATAACGAAGATAAGACATGTGGTGTTCAGAATCGAACTGTATCATCATTTCAAGGCATCGCAACTGATGCAGGCACCGGCAGCGATGCTGACAAACAATTCGACGATGACCGACGTGATGCGCACATTTGACCGCACCCATGCCGACTGGCTGCCCGTGGTGGATATTGAGCATCGGCTGCAGGGGTATATATCACGTCAGCGTCTGTATATGCAATACAGAAAGATGGTGGCCGACATGAGTGAAGAGTAAAAAGGAAGTATGAAGAAAGAAGACTTGAGAATCATATTCATGGGTACGCCCGAGTTTGCTGTGGAAACCCTGAAAGCTCTTGTAGAGAATCAATATAATGTGGTGGCTGTGGTGACCCAGCCCGACAAGCCTGTTGGCCGTCATCAGAATGAAGTGCAGGCATCGGAAGTAAAGAAATATGCTTTGCAGCAAGGACTCCCTGTGCTGCAGCCGGAGAAGATGAAGGACCCGCAGTTTGTTGAGCAATTGCGTTCCTATCAGGCCAATCTGCAAGTGGTGGTGGCTTTCCGCATGTTGCCAGAGGTAGTATGGGCCATGCCTGAGTATGGTACTTTCAATGTACATGCTGCCCTGTTGCCTCAATATCGTGGCGCGGCTCCCATCAACTGGGCCGTTATTAATGGTGAGACCATGACCGGCGTCACAACCTTCTTCCTTGATCATGATATTGACACGGGGCGTATCATCATGCAATTGCCTTTCGCCATTCCTGACGATGCGAATGTGGAATATGTCTATGACGGACTGATGCATCTTGGCGCAGAAATCTGTTTGCAGACCCTCGACAGAATCATCGCCGCCAACGGACACCCCGAGAGCTATGAACAACTAGGAGATGAGAGTTCAGAGTTGAGAGGTATGATTGGTTCTGCTAATGATAAGCTTCTCAACGAAGAGTCTAATCATACCTCTCATCTCTCATCTCTCACCTCTCAATTCTTAAAGCCTGCTCCAAAACTTTTCAAGGAGACCTGTCAGATCAACTGGAACCAGCCGGCCAAGAAGGTGTACGACTTTGTGCGCGGATTGAGCCCATATCCCGGTGCATGGACCAACATAAAGATGGCGGATGGCAAGACCACGGTGCTGAAGGTGTTCAAGACAACAAAGACCGAGCGCCAAACCACAGGACCAGTAGGGCAGGTGATAGCAGAAAAGAAACACCTCTATATAGCTTGCGCCGACAGACTGCTTGAGATTAACGAGTTGCAATTGTCTGGCAAAAAACGTATGGATGCACAGGCTTTCCTGAACGGAATGAAAGAATTTGAAAATATTTCTGTTGAATAGTATAATAATTTGTAGGCAAGAGCGTTTTAAAAACAGAAGTAAACAATTAAATGCTTATGCCTATGCAAATATTTACTCACGAAGAAAGAAACCCAAGTGAAAAGGTGTTGAAGTTTATTAAAGAATTAGCTTATACCTACAGAGTGTCTAACGGTCAGGCGTACTGCTTGAACTAGTGGGTAGTGTAGAGTGTAGAGTGGATAGTGTAGAGTTTGCTACCGCTATATGAACTCTCACCTCTCAGTTCTCACCTCTCAGTTCTGAATTATCAATTGTCAATTATCAATTATCAATTGTCAATTCCCTAAAATGGCAATAGTATCTCCTTCCTTGCTTGCTGCCGACTTCCTGCATCTCGACCGCGAGATAGAAATGATTAATCGCAGTGAGGCCGATTGGCTTCACCTTGATGTGATGGACGGCTCGTTTGTTCCCAACATCTCTTTCGGATTCCCCGTGATGGAAGCCGTGGCTTCGGCTTGTAAAAAACCACTCGACGTGCATTATATGATTGTAGGTCCCGAACGCTATATTCAGCAGACCGCTCGTTTGGGCGCTATGATGATGAATGTGCACTATGAGGCGTGCACCCATCTGCATCGCACCATACAGGAAATTCATGATGCAGGGATGAAAGCCGGCGTTACCTTGAATCCGGCTACTCCGGTTTGTTTGCTGGAGGATATTATTGATGATGTGGACATGGTACTGCTGATGAGCGTGAATCCTGGCTTTGGCGGACAGAAATTTATTGATACGATTCTGAAAAAGACCCGCCAGTTGCGCCAGATGATAGATGTTCATGGAAGTAAGGCGCTGATAGAAATTGACGGTGGGGTGCAACAACAAACGGCACCGCTGTTGGTACAGGCCGGTGCCGATGTGCTGGTGGCTGGAAGTTATGTGTTCAGAAGTTCTAGACCCGAAGATACAATTCAGGAACTGAAGAGACTCTGAACATCCTACACCTTATTAATTATATATATGCGAATTACACAACTCGTTAGGTTCGTGTAATTCGTGGTCGTATTACAGTTGTAGGGCCAATTCGATATTGTGTTCTTTTGCCATGCGGCGAAGGTTAAACAACGCATAGCGCATACGTCCCAATGAGGTGTTGATGCTGACACCTGTGAGTTCAGCTATCTCCTTGAACGACAGCTGCTGGTAGAAACGCATATAGACAACCTCGCGCTGAGGGGCGGGGAGAGCGTTCATCATCTTCTTGACGTCACAGAGTACCTGCTCGTTGACCAACTCGGTTTCACGATAAGTATCTAAAATGTCTGAACAGCGAAGATTGTTTAAGTCGTTCTCGGCATTTGGTTCTACGATATGCTCATTGCGCTGCGCTCTGTACCAGTCCATAATCACATTGTGGGCAATGCGAGTTACCCAGAACTGGAACTTGCCGCTATCGGTGTACTGCTGCTGCTGAAGTTTGGTAATCACCTTTACGAAGGTCTCCTGGAATATATCGTCAGCAGTATCGTGATCGCGAACCACGAACATAATATAAGTAAACAATTTCTCTTGAGTGCGAACTAATAGCTCGTCGAATGCTTTATTGTCACCTCCGGCATAGAGTAATGCCAACTGCTCGTCGGTCACTCCTTCAAATTTCTTCATATTATTCTTTAAGTTTTGTTATGAAGTAAATTTCTTTCGATAGGCAATAAAGATTTAAAAATTGAGTTATTAATACATTTATCGGCTGCAAAAATAGGTAAATTTCATCTAACTTCCAAACTTTTCAATAAAAAAATGTCTTTTTGTCAATAATATGTACTAATTTTGCATTCGCTTAAACAAAAACATATATTGTAGATATGGAAATCAAAATTACCTTTCCCGACGGATCTGTTCGCTCGTATGAGCAGGGCGTAACGGGACTTGAGATTGCCGAAAGCATTTCACCGGCTTTGGCACGCAGCGTATTGGCCTGTGGCGTAAATGGTGAAACTGTGGAATTGAACCGTCCTATCAATGAGGACGCCAAAATCGAACTTTACAAGTGGGATGACGAGCAGGGTAAGCACACATTCTGGCATACCAGTGCCCACCTCTTGGCTGAAGCATTGCAGGAGTTGTATCCTGGCATTCAGTTCGGTTTCGGTCCTGCCGTTGAAAGCGGTTTCTTCTATGATGTGCTGCTGCCAGGTGGCGAGAGCATCAAAGAGAGCGACTTCCCCAAGATTGAACAGAAGATGAAGGAACTGGCTTCCAAGAAAGAGCCCGTTGTTCGCAAAGAGGTGGCTAAGGCCGATGCTCTGAAAGAGTTTGCCGCCGATGGTCAGACCTATAAGTGCGAGCATATTGAGCAGGATTTGGAAGACGGTACCATCACTACCTATACACAGGGTAACTTTACCGACCTGTGCCGTGGCCCGCACCTCGTTGATACAGGCGAGATCAAGGCTGTGAAGCTGACCAGCGTGGCTGGTGCTTTCTGGCGTGGCGATGCTACCCGTGAGCAGATGCAGCGCCTGTATGGTATCTCCTTCCCCAAGAAGAAGATGCTCGATGAGTATCTGGTGATGCTGGAAGAGGCTAAGAAGCGCGACCATCGCAAGATTGGTAAGGAGATGGAACTCTTCATGTTCTCTGATAAAGTTGGTAAGGGTCTGCCCATCTGGTTGCCAAAGGGTACCGAACTTCGTCTGCGCTTGCAGGATCACCTGCGTAAGGTGCAGAAGCGTTTCGGATATCAGGAGGTAATCACTCCACATATCGGTTCGAAGAACCTTTACGTGACCTCTGGCCACTATGCTCACTATGGCAAGGATTCGTTCCAGCCTATTCA
The sequence above is a segment of the Prevotella sp. E9-3 genome. Coding sequences within it:
- a CDS encoding L-threonylcarbamoyladenylate synthase, whose translation is MTQQQDIQNAIEVMRKGGVILYPTDTVWGIGCDATNAEAVKRVYEIKQRDDSKALICLVDSDARLQRYVRNVPEVAWQLIDCQPERPTTLILDGAVNLAPNLIAEDGSIGIRITNESFSKELCYRFQKAIVSTSANISGEPAAQNYRDIDQRILDAVDYVCWTRRQEHQPHQPSSIIRLRPDGQVEIIRK
- a CDS encoding discoidin domain-containing protein; protein product: MKKIILSAVALLGATQLMAQQPATMITKLTNGAVVRTEVNEVEKIVFADSTFNLNSKGIRILEADELCWPEDRLLPHLLPPASVVRSLDMSAAALSDEERVMFCTLQGIVNRSQPRILLYNHNEEPQTTWPSAHSIRTSPIPSSTPYNLVKLFQEEIKGLVLYSNERSEHYANLAVTIAGLDRLLPVTAAIKSKLEANGLEFPVVEDLTQLTYTNAQGVYNYLYNNYWSRCNHRLLISERPTIPYVHDIGAACGSACVWLDPRNASERQVLDKMLKDLTPGRDIVLGWYAEERSGVGEATRYGLSTVPADFFENTTVYSAVNKPVKIAPVPKRPKLENKVYASVYISDGDNIQYIQHAMAKIFEQSGRGRMAMNWTVSPALADFSPMMLNYYYRKASTNDCFVSGPSGLGYAMPYDALGRVYYAPSYNAKLLTPYAQLTQRYLEKSGLRIITIWDNLSDAQRKSYAENCPYLYGLTINDYEQGSRLSTKVLNNWLTITPLYPCYKGTVDEVAGLFGRDIQNYDGSAPVFVTGQVSVWDVGPDKLVELPNKLDAQAPGNVKIVRADHWFSYYNEAHHLPFNLTMLQDMAITTSPAKSNARLAADGSPSEGYIWISSTTDGTGWVQLDFKEPYQISRYVVRHAEASGLDAELNTRDFTVEVSLDGETWTTVGSHTQNISPVTDASITPVEARFVRVNVTNGGSDGYVRIGDIEVYGAH
- a CDS encoding methionyl-tRNA formyltransferase, giving the protein MKKEDLRIIFMGTPEFAVETLKALVENQYNVVAVVTQPDKPVGRHQNEVQASEVKKYALQQGLPVLQPEKMKDPQFVEQLRSYQANLQVVVAFRMLPEVVWAMPEYGTFNVHAALLPQYRGAAPINWAVINGETMTGVTTFFLDHDIDTGRIIMQLPFAIPDDANVEYVYDGLMHLGAEICLQTLDRIIAANGHPESYEQLGDESSELRGMIGSANDKLLNEESNHTSHLSSLTSQFLKPAPKLFKETCQINWNQPAKKVYDFVRGLSPYPGAWTNIKMADGKTTVLKVFKTTKTERQTTGPVGQVIAEKKHLYIACADRLLEINELQLSGKKRMDAQAFLNGMKEFENISVE
- a CDS encoding Cof-type HAD-IIB family hydrolase, whose protein sequence is MKYALFFDIDGTLVSFDTHQIPASTIFALTQAKANGHRVFIATGRPIQILTNIGAIEHLVDGYITTNGAHCFVGDEVVCTNAIAQQDVDIMLDDARRYDYSCVVASTTQFAVYNPHPDFDQIFIQQLAVEGLNADCMNLEKALTEPILQFSPFFDIEHEQQLMPRLSGCISGRWHPAFTDITARGTDKGSALHKMARHLGIDMAHTIAFGDGGNDLTMIREAGIGVAMGNANDLLKQHADHITTSVDDNGILQAFRHFGII
- a CDS encoding chloride channel protein, translated to MDTTVDTGYSSWFVRLNQWRKKNISEKMFVLILAFFVGLFSAVAAFILHWIINQIVSLLTSQFNADSYNWLYLVYPVVGIYLTSLFIRFVVKDDISHGITRILYAISSNKSRLKTHNTWSSVIASAITIGFGGSVGAEAPIVLTGSAIGSNLGQLFRMDSRTLMLLVGCGAAGAIAGIFKAPIAGLVFTLEVLMIDMTMTSLLPILVSCVTATCITYIFSGDAALFTFHLDNDWTVERVPACILLGMFCGMVSLYFIRTMSFAEGIFARFRDKPYVKLAIGGAVLSLLIFLFPSLYGEGYSSINLLLNGKTEADWYQILNNSPFSGHPNVFISYIAFVLLLKVFATSATNGGGGCGGTFAPSLFIGCFAGFLFSHLWNVYDVGVYVPEKNFALMGMAGVMSGVMHAPLTGIFLIAELTGGYNLFLPLMIVSVSSYLTINLFEPHSIYSSRLAKEGKLITHHTDHAVLTLMQLDSVIERDFEAVAPDVELGKIVHVISRSRSSVLPVLDAGGTLLGEIDITKIRHVVFRIELYHHFKASQLMQAPAAMLTNNSTMTDVMRTFDRTHADWLPVVDIEHRLQGYISRQRLYMQYRKMVADMSEE